Proteins from a genomic interval of Acanthopagrus latus isolate v.2019 chromosome 7, fAcaLat1.1, whole genome shotgun sequence:
- the LOC119023196 gene encoding zinc finger protein 335-like isoform X4, which translates to MDSEENEVESSSDAGPSGMEEPSESGMGMESSEAMSADSSDAAASHAQAPESDCHVGQSSEGVVVFIPETSSSTDVRVSSVHLPDSSSVAQSTSVSSVSTVTQSVLVSESPRMMVHSSAVSEGAMMVSDSTASTSSDLGSAIDKIIESTIGPDIMNGCIAVTSAEDGGAETTQYLILQGPDDGAPMVAHMSSSALSDRVSIEALAEGPTSTCVDQGDLQGNLEPDQPDDQPGHSGYPEDSSSQPDQPQHSHPSQYMDCSADGPDQTEESSSSYVECSGEEPDQTRSQSGFPDYSGDNSDQDLPGYVECSGADSNPTSRGHYVVECSAGYLECAVDDGERPHHSRSYIDSSADHRTQTSRQYGAEYGAECVAAADSEQPGCSRYQSRDDDEDDEQNQDPDQPQHSQQQPHHSCYMESSNGPEASLYADDSSSSDHPLADTAGSGGLPEALECSESQPGPFISSSGTYTSNPEPELAQQCSPSQEEPQGSQGPQDECGLVREMETSTVAEGSGDRPPNLAELEEMMEVVIVQQFKCKMCPYKSASKDTLINHMRDKHFKPAGDNAKKRKRGRPPKSETLARRQAERQEAEERRAAKSKAAEPQQAAAEEEEDDIVDAGAIDDPEEDSDYNPAEEDCNGRPPATLKKPAPPISSSSTGRPRRKVGRPRKYSLLDEGYIPKEAESIAKKPRINGDASVSEEASSSGLNNVPAMVTDGDTAEAAISQSDSENKDPSSNTQPEEEFYQRKRGRPSKHFLRKKYKKYMNRNRYYKSLKPLLRPHNCWICGSRFLTQEDLRFHVDSHEGNDPELFKCLQCNYRCKRWSSLKEHMFNHEGTKPFKCEECDYTSVYRKDVIRHSAVHKKDKKRKTESVPKVSEFLCPVCHRVYPMQKRLTQHMKTHSSEKPHMCDKCGKSFKKRYTFKMHLLTHIQSLGDKFKCEFCDYTCDNKKLLLNHQLSHTNDRPFKCDYCKYSTSKEEFLVSHLAIKHTGEKPFSCEMCHFTTKHRKNLRLHVQCRHPEAFEEWAVSHPEEPVRRRRRPFFTLQQIEELKQQHEDTQGLQNTIVAVDSATLQAMQGMENASVSQDALGNTTIIYEQAESSDLSAQNALDLLLNMSNARELVGNALQVAVLKSEGKALEKGTWSTVTAAPGQAQKVVTFHVSENGETVLQEAYEAATSETGELTQIAIEAYDGGGDFSVVEQTAEENPSPEFSNGESSPSQTVEVSGSESLKSEKFYLASALPDGVLQQVELSSEAPASPSAVGSPGLSTKRFSCRICMESFHGRSDMENHKRAHLDTNTFKCPDCEFTSTSWPEVKAHMGQHSYLRPHKCPSCSFASKNKKDLRRHMMTHTNEKPFSCKLCGQRFNRNGHLKFHMERLHNQDHPTRKNRSTTSQQTIIVNSDEEALATLQSLQAHQTVITPERLQTLGQEHIIVAQEQALSDQEEGTYIQQITTIDGQTVQHLMTGDNQVTEVQYIISQDGVQHLIPQEYVVVADGNHIQMPDGQIIQYEHDGAFLQEQQIAVSHDGQIQYLPVSSEQQIVNPEDLEAAAHSAVTAVADAAMAQTQTLYTEATPEQLEQLQQQGIHYDVITFTDE; encoded by the exons ATGGATTCTGAGGAGAATGAggtggagagcagcagtgatgcAGGTCCCTCAGGGATGGAGGAGCCGTCTGAAAGCGGCATGGGTATGGAGTCATCGGAGGCCATGTCTGCAGACAGCAGCGATGCTGCTGCCTCTCATGCACAGGCCCCAGAGTCCGACTGCCATGTGGGACAGAGCTCAGAGGGAGTTGTG GTGTTCATCCCAGAAACCAGCTCCAGTACAGACGTCAGAGTTTCATCAGTCCACCTCCCAGACTCTTCTTCAGTGGCCCAGTCCACCAGTGTGTCCAGCGTGTCCACAGTGACTCAGTCAGTGCTGGTGTCTGAGTCACCCCGAATGATGGTCCACTCCAGCGCTGTGTCTGAGGGAGCCATGATGGTTTCTGACTCAACAGCTTCTACCTCGTCAGATCTGGGATCTGCTATTGACAAGATCATAGAGTCAACAATCGGCCCTGATATCATGAATG GCTGCATAGCTGTGACAAGTGCAGAAGACGGAGGTGCAGAAACAACCCAGTATCTGATATTACAAGGACCAGATGACG GTGCTCCTATGGTAGCCCACATGTCATCCTCAGCCCTTTCTGATCGTGTATCCATAGAAGCTCTTGCAGAGGGCCCCACATCCACCTGTGTGGACCAAGGAGACCTGCAGGGCAACCTTGAACCTGACCAGCCTGACGACCAGCCGGGTCACTCGGGTTACCCAGAGGACAGCAGCAGTCAACCTGACCAGCCCCAGCACTCCCACCCCTCCCAGTACATGGACTGCAGTGCAGATGGTCCAGACCAGACAGAGGAGTCCTCATCCTCCTATGTTGAGTGTTCGGGCGAGGAACCTGACCAGACCCGCTCCCAGTCTGGTTTCCCTGACTACAGTGGGGATAACAGTGACCAGGACCTGCCTGGATATGTGGAATGCAGCGGAGCTGACTCAAACCCGACCAGCCGAGGCCACTATGTGGTGGAGTGCAGCGCTGGGTACCTGGAGTGTGCCGTGGACGATGGTGAGCGACCGCATCACTCACGAAGTTACATTGACAGTAGTGCAGACCACCGGACACAGACAAGTCGGCAGTATGGGGCTGAGTATGGAGCGGAGTGTGTCGCAGCTGCAGACTCTGAGCAACCAGGTTGCTCTCGATACCAGTCAAGGgacgatgatgaggatgacGAGCAGAACCAGGATCCAGATCAGCCGCAGCACTCCCAACAGCAGCCACATCACTCCTGTTACATGGAGAGCAGCAACGGACCAGAAGCCTCTCTGTACGCCGATGACAGCTCGTCATCAGACCACCCTCTGGCAGACACGGCAGGCTCGGGCGGGCTCCCAGAGGCTTTGGAGTGCAGTGAGAGTCAGCCTGGGCCCTTCATCAGCAGTAGCGGGACGTACACATCCAATCCAGAGCCTGAGCTGGCACAGCAGTGCTCACCCAGCCAAGAGGAGCCTCAAGGCTCCCAGGGGCCACAGGATGAATGTGGGTTGGTCAGGGAGATGGAGACATCAACAGTGGCAGAGGGCTCTGGAGACAGACCCCCAAACCTGGCTGAGCTTGAGGAGATGATGGAAGTGGTGATCGTACAGCAGTTCAAGTGTAAGATGTGTCCATACAAGAGCGCCTCCAAAGACACACTCATCAACCACATGAGAGACAAACACTTTAAACCTGCAG GGGACAATGCAAAGAAGCGTAAACGTGGACGGCCTCCTAAAAGTGAGACATTGGCCCGTCGCCaggcagagaggcaggaagCTGAAGAGAGGAGGGCAGCAAAATCGAAGGCTGCTGAGCCTcagcaagcagcagcagaagaagaggaggatgatatTGTAGACGCTGGAGCAATTGATGATCCTGAAG AGGACAGTGACTACAACCCAGCTGAGGAGGATTGCAATGGGAGACCACCAGCTACTCTGAAGAAGCCCGCTCCTCCgatctcttcctcctctacagGGCGTCCTCGACGTAAAGTTGGCCGTCCGAGGAAGTACAGCCTTTTAGATGAAGGCTACATCCCCAAAG AAGCAGAGAGCATTGCAAAAAAACCCAGGATTAATGGGGATGCTAGTGTGTCCGAAGAGGCAAGCTCCTCTGGGTTAAACAATGTTCCTGCAATGGTGACAGATGGTGACACAGCTGAGGCAGCAATTAGCCAATCAGACTCTGAGAATAAAGACCCCTCATCCAACACACAGCCAGAGGAAGAGTTCTACCAGAGGAAGCGCGGTCGACCCTCCAAGCATTTTCTTCGGAAGaagtataaaaaatatatgaatcGAAA TCGGTATTATAAGTCTCTCAAACCGCTCCTGAGACCTCACAACTGTTGGATCTGTGGCTCGCGCTTCCTCACTCAAGAAGATTTGCGCTTCCATGTGGACTCTCATGAGGGCAATGACCCCGAGCTCTTCAAGTGCCTTCAGTGCAACTATCGATGCAAGCGCTGGTCCTCACTCAAG GAACACATGTTTAATCATGAGGGCACCAAGCCATTCAAGTGTGAGGAGTGTGATTACACAAGTGTCTATAGGAAAGATGTCATTCGTCATTCAGCAGTCCACAAAAAAGACAA aaaaagaaagacagagtcG GTACCAAAGGTGTCAGAGTTCCTCTGCCCTGTGTGTCACAGAGTTTACCCCATGCAGAAGAGACTGACCCAACACATGAAGACCCACAGCTCAGAGAAACCACACATGTGTGACAAG TGTGGGAAATCTTTCAAGAAACGGTACACGTTCAAAATGCACCTGCTGACCCACATCCAGAGCCTCGGAGACAA GTTCAAATGTGAATTTTGCGATTACACCTGCGACAACAAGAAGCTGCTGCTCAACCATCAGCTGTCCCACACTAACGACCGGCCCTTCAAGTGTGACTACTGTAAATACTCCACTTCTAAAGAGGAGTTCCTCGTCTCCCATCTGGCCATCAAACACACAG gagagaagcCTTTCTCCTGCGAAATGTGTCACTTCACGACAAAGCACAGGAAGAACCTGCGTCTACATGTGCAGTGTCGCCACCCTGAGGCATTTGAGGAGTGGGCCGTATCTCACCCCGAGGAGCCTGTGAGGAGGCGACGCCGACCCTTCTTTACCCTGCAGCAGATCGAGGAGCTTAAACAACAACACGAGGACACACAGGGCCTGCAGAACACTATT GTTGCAGTGGATTCTGCGACACTACAAGCCATGCAAGGTATGGAAAATGCCTCAGTGTCCCAGGATGCATTAGGAAACACCACCATCATCTACGAACAAG CTGAATCCAGTGATCTATCCGCACAGAATGCTCTCGACCTGCTGCTTAATATGAGCAATGCCCGGGAACTGGTTGGAAACGCCTTACAG GTGGCAGTGCTAAAGTCAGAGGGCAAAGCTTTAGAAAAGGGAACATGGAGTACTGTGACTGCAGCGCCGGGTCAGGCCCAGAAGGTCGTGACCTTCCATGTGTCTGAGAACGGCGAGACGGTTCTACAAGAGGCCTACGAGGCAGCCACCTCAGAAACAGGAGAGCTCACCCAGATCGCCATCGAAGCCTACGATGGTGGAGGAGACTTCAGTGTGGTGGAACAGACGGCTGAAGAGAATCCTAGCCCTGAATTCAG TAATGGTGAGAGCAGTCCTTCTCAGACTGTGGAAGTCTCGGGGTCAGAGAGcctgaaaagtgaaaagttcTACCTCGCCTCAGCACTGCCTGATGGTGTAttgcagcaggtggag ctgagCAGTGAAGCCCcagcctctccctctgctgtggGCTCTCCCGGTCTGAGCACCAAAAGGTTTTCCTGCCGGATATGCATGGAGTCTTTCCACGGACGCTCTGACATGGAGAACCACAAGAGGGCGCACTTGGATACAAACACCTTCAAGTGTCCTGACTGTGaattcacctccacctcctggcCCGAGGTCAAG GCTCACATGGGGCAACATTCCTATCTCCGCCCTCACAAGTGTCCAAGCTGCAGCTTTGCCTCCAAGAACAAGAAAGACCTGCGGCGCcacatgatgacacacaccAATGAGAAACCGTTTTCTTGCAAACTTTGCGGACAAAG GTTTAACCGTAATGGCCATCTGAAGTTTCACATGGAGCGTCTTCACAATCAGGATCATCCTACACGCAAGAATCGCAGCACCACATCTCAACAAACCATCATAGTGAACAGCGATGAGGAGGCCCTGGCCACACTACAGT CCCTGCAGGCACATCAGACAGTCATCACTCCAGAGCGATTACAGACCCTCGGACAGGAACACATCATCGTAGCTCAAGAACAGGCACTATCAGACCAG GAGGAGGGCACATATATCCAGCAGATAACCACCATAGACGGACAGACAGTTCAGCACTTGATGACAGGAGACAACCAGGTGACTGAG GTTCAGTACATCATCTCACAGGACGGAGTGCAGCACTTGATCCCTCAGGAGTATGTGGTGGTTGCTGATGGCAACCACATACAG ATGCCAGACGGACAGATCATCCAGTACGAGCATGACGGGGCCTTTCTGCAGGAGCAACAG ATTGCTGTGAGTCATGATGGTCAGATCCAGTACCTACCTGTGAGCTCGGAACAACAGATTGTGAATCCTGAAGACCTGGAGGCTGCCGCCCACTCTGCTGTCACAG CTGTAGCAGATGCAGCCATGGCACAGACCCAGACGCTTTACACAGAAGCTACACCtgaacagctggagcagctgcagcagcaaggCATCCACTATGACGTCATTACCTTCACAGACGAGTAG